From a single Helianthus annuus cultivar XRQ/B unplaced genomic scaffold, HanXRQr2.0-SUNRISE HanXRQChr00c013, whole genome shotgun sequence genomic region:
- the LOC118489709 gene encoding polyubiquitin 11-like, with product MGIYKITRHIDRGGSTLKLNVIYDCLVKAKIEDICSLDNRDLHWELVPKPEGWWRGGMPIFVRILNGKTFTLSLQSGQKISRLQYRIMKKEDIPGYMRKLFLAGMSLQVGDHTLAHYNIVAGSTLDLVVNGKEVAPNAEISVETACGKKFPVVVNYDLLIEDVKKLIEDKVHIPLKQQRLVYDGVELEDARLLRSYDFQEKDTFWLVIDDASMEVKTRVSMRIQIQVSATKKTIHLDVGSTDTIHDVKAKIQAREHIPTGQQVLFLPDRRLYVDAFTLDDYFIHNGSTLYLAQVLGETLLEILFQEDIVS from the exons ATGGGGATTTACAAAATCACTAGACACATAGACAGGGGCGGATCTACATTGAAG CTGAATGTGATATACGATTGTCTTGTTAAGGCGAAGATTGAAGACATTTGCAGCCTCGACAACCGTGACCTCCATTGGGAACTCGTCCCTAAACCTGAGGGTTGGTGGCGAGGGGGTATGCCGATATTTGTGCGTATTCTCAATGGAAAAACCTTCACTTTGTCACTCCAATCGGGCCAGAAAATCTCCCGCTTGCAATACCGGATCATGAAAAAAGAAGATATTCCCGGGTACATGCGGAAGCTATTCTTGGCCGGAATGAGTCTGCAGGTGGGAGACCATACGCTGGCACACTACAACATTGTTGCGGGGTCCACCCTGGATCTTGTGGTGAATGGAAAGGAAGTGGCGCCAAACGCAGAGATATCTGTAGAGACCGCCTGTGGAAAGAAGTTCCCTGTGGTGGTTAATTACGACCTTTTGATCGAAGACGTGAAAAAGTTGATTGAAGATAAGGTTCACATTCCCCTGAAGCAGCAGAGGCTGGTCTATGACGGAGTGGAGCTTGAAGACGCACGCCTCCTGCGATCGTACGACTTCCAGGAAAAGGACACCTTCTGGCTTGTGATTGATGACGCATCCATGGAGGTGAAGACAAGGGTGTCGATGAGGATTCAGATCCAGGTTTCCGCCACTAAGAAGACCATCCACTTAGATGTGGGAAGCACAGACACCATTCACGATGTGAAAGCCAAGATTCAGGCCCGGGAACACATTCCTACGGGTCAGCAGGTTCTGTTTTTGCCTGATAGGCGGCTATACGTGGACGCCTTTACCCTTGACGACTACTTTATCCACAATGGATCCACCCTCTATCTTGCTCAAGTTCTTGGTGAGACACTTCTCGAGATTCTCTTCCAGGAGGATATCGTGTCTTGA